TTATTGCAGGATGCTTAGCTCAACAAGAAGGAGAAACCCTATTACGAAGAGTTCCTGAAATAGATCTTGTAATGGGGCCTCAGCATGCAAATCGACTGGAAACTCTTCTTAATCAAGTTGATAACGGGCATCAAGTATTAGCGACCGATGAACAGCACATATACGAAGACATAGCAACAGCAAGAAGAGAGAGCGCCATCTGCGGTTGGGTCAACATTATATATGGATGCAATGAGCGCTGCACTTATTGTGTAGTCCCCTCGGTTAGAGGGAAAGAGCAATCAAGAACACCTCAAGCTATTAAACATGAAATAGAAGAATTAGCGAGAATTGGATACAAAGAAATAACCCTGTTAGGGCAAAACATAGATGCCTATGGTAGAGACTTTAAAGCTTATGAATTTAATAAATCCGGACAATTAACACTTTCAAATTTATTGGAATATATTCATGACATTGAAGGAATTGAGCGTATTAGATTTGCTACAAGTCATCCAAGGTATTTTACGAAAGAGTTAATAGATGTATGTGCAAAACTTCCTAAGGTTTGTGAACACTTTCATATCCCTTTCCAAAGTGGAAGTAATAAAGTACTCAAAAATATGGGTCGGGGATATACCGTTCAAACCTATAAAGAGATTATAGATTATATAAAACAAATAATGCCTGAGTCATCTATTACTTCTGATGCAATTGTAGCTTTTCCAGGAGAGACAAGAGATGAATTCGAAGAAACACTATCACTTATAGAGGATGTTAAATTTGATCTTGTTAATACTGCAGCCTACTCTCCAAGACCAAATACACCAGCTGCTTTATGGCCTAATCAATTACCTGAATCAATAAAGATTGATAGGCTAAGAGAAATTAACAACTTGGTGGAAAAGACCGCAAAAGAAAGAAATTTAAGATATAAAGACTCATTACAGGAAATACTTATAGAGAATATAAATTCTAAAGATAATTCCCAACTAATGGGAAGAACTAGAACAAATAGATTAACATTTTTTCCGAGATCATCAAGTAATATCAAATCACATCAACCAGGAGAAATTGTGACAATAAAAATCAATGAAATACGTCCATTCTCATTAACTGGAAGCCTTTCATAAATTTTGATAAATTAAATGAACTTTATTATAAAATATTCAAACTAAAATAGTCATGTCGAATAAAAAACTCACTGTAGGACTAGTATTTGGTGGAAATTCAAGCGAACATGAGGTTTCGATAAAATCAGCTAAAACTATTTACAACGCCTTTTCTCATTCTTATAATTGTGATCGATTTGTTGTAAATCCAATATATATAGACAAGCATGGCTTTTGGGAAGATTCAGCATACTCAAAGTCAATTTTATTGGAAGAAAAAGAATCAATTAAAACTATAGAAAGTAATAAAGATTCAAATCATAATTTAACGAACTTTGCAAAAGAAAGTAACAAAGTTGATATATGGTTCCCCGCATTGCATGGTCCAAACGGGGAAGATGGAGTTATTCAGGGATTATTTAAATTAACCGGAAAGCCTTTTGTTGGATCCGGAACTCTTGGTTCATCTTTAGGTATGGATAAAATAGCAATGAAATCTATTTTCAATTCATTAAATCTGCCTCAATCTCCATATATTTATTTACATAAAGAGAATTTATTAAATGAATTA
This is a stretch of genomic DNA from Prochlorococcus marinus str. MIT 0912. It encodes these proteins:
- the miaB gene encoding tRNA (N6-isopentenyl adenosine(37)-C2)-methylthiotransferase MiaB gives rise to the protein MTSSIAPNKQSTSLRTNRGSYWITTFGCQMNKADSERMSGILQTMGYQLAEEELKADLILYNTCTIRDNAEQKVYSYLGRQAIRKKSNPHMKIIIAGCLAQQEGETLLRRVPEIDLVMGPQHANRLETLLNQVDNGHQVLATDEQHIYEDIATARRESAICGWVNIIYGCNERCTYCVVPSVRGKEQSRTPQAIKHEIEELARIGYKEITLLGQNIDAYGRDFKAYEFNKSGQLTLSNLLEYIHDIEGIERIRFATSHPRYFTKELIDVCAKLPKVCEHFHIPFQSGSNKVLKNMGRGYTVQTYKEIIDYIKQIMPESSITSDAIVAFPGETRDEFEETLSLIEDVKFDLVNTAAYSPRPNTPAALWPNQLPESIKIDRLREINNLVEKTAKERNLRYKDSLQEILIENINSKDNSQLMGRTRTNRLTFFPRSSSNIKSHQPGEIVTIKINEIRPFSLTGSLS